Within the Vespa crabro chromosome 5, iyVesCrab1.2, whole genome shotgun sequence genome, the region TTCGCGTATCaaagtatttttatcttcttttttttcacagctctctctctctttctctctctttttcttcatctctccctctctctctctctctttctctttctctctctttttctttctctctataagAAATTATCTTGAACTCTTCAGCTGCCGCATCGAATAtgcaatatgtatgtatatgtatgtaatattttcatcgtaCGAGAAGAGAATGATAGTCATAATAAATTACGCTcgtacgataattattatgtttcaACTTTTTCTTCGGCATCGACGAACAGCATCGATCGTTGTTAAATGGAAACTACAATGCACAGAATTGAATAAAGATTCTCTACGTACTTATattcaaaaaagaattttttcttttttgtttgtttctttctttcttctctctctctctctctctctctctctctctctctctctctttcttcaaaaCGAAAGTTTCGCACACTTCGGAaaaacgttttttttctctctctctaatgagacacgaaaaaaaaaaaaaaagaaaagattgcgTTCACAATAGAAAAAGCTCTGAGTTTAACAGCGGAACACAGAGAAtttcccattttcttttcgacaGACGAGCAACGAAACTAAGTCACTCgccattttatatttctttttcttacaataACGAGCATCTTGCTTATGCGTAGCCCTAAATAAACGTTTCACTTTCACGTACATATATCGCATCTCGCTCTATTCGCTTACAAATACTCCTTTGATCTTTATATCGGAGACACCacctttctcttatttatacatatatgtatatactatatatatatatatatatatatatatatatatatatatattaatatgtacacgcatatacgatatagaatgcaaataaaaatagatagtttaaaatattttgcttttcgcttttcttcttctctatccCTTTCCAGCGCGCACCTTACAATGTAAGAGACGAAAGTTCATGCATCAAGATTCGAAgatcatttttccttctttctttcttcctttctttctttctttcttttttttttcctttttttcttttcttttcttttgttgtttccccctacaatatttatataataatattctttttttttgtgtgtgttatttcttttaaaccctatatcgattaaaagtaataataatattggtaaTATTCGTTCCTCGATAGAAGATATGCCGTGTAAAAGACTTAAAGTTTTCTTATCGTTTGGAAGGTGTTGGCACGTCagaaaaagattttgtttcttcttttatttctttctttcttcctttcttctttctttttttttcttttttttttctttttttaatttttattttcattttcctaaATTTAATACCGTATTAACACATACTCGATCAAATACCCTGGAGAGATATGTTATATCCTATAAGACTGCACCAATTCTAATATTCGCACGAGCGATGGTTGATTATCGTCCCATCTTAATCTTTTCCTAATTGATAAATGTaacgaagaaagataaagaaagactTTGGTTTCgattgatagatagagaataaacgacgaaaattaaaaagaaaaaaaaaaaaataacaaaaaaaaaagaaaaacaaatataacagaCAGTCAAATTTACTTTGGCATCGTACCGATCGTACATCATCTCTTAGCCGAGACTCTAGtcttgttgttttttctctctctctctctctctctttctctctctctctccctctctctcggtctcgttctctttctctctctctctctctctctctctctctttctctctctctctccctctctctctatttctctctctctctccctctctctctctttctctctctctctccctctctctctctctctctctctccctctctctctctctctctctccctctctctctctctctctctccctctctctctctctctctctctctagtctTTACAGCAAGTATATAAACTTTCTACTtacgatgaaatattataatagtcaCAATAAATTTCGCTTTCAATTATCTACAAATTATCttaatttatacttttttttctttcgcaaaTTGGGACGAATCATCTCGATATTTTAATGTCGCCTCGACCATCGCTCTGCGCCTAGCAAAAATTTCCGAAAgtaaaggggaaaaaataaaaaaaaaaaaaaaataaaaaaaaaattaaaaagaaatacgacgAAAAAAACTCTCTCGATATAGTCTCATCTCGGCTTTTACAATAATTTACACGACACTGAACATCGACGTAATTCcgtatacttctttttttttttactatcccCCTCCTCCACCCCTCATCACTCTCTCCTCATACAGTTTCATATAACTCTACTAtcctttttctaatatatatcaaCCGAAGAACATCACAGAATTTCCCGATATTATTAaccaattataatattgatcttatatacttttttcctatataaataatacaccGGCAATCATAATGTGGAATCAATACGTGAGACACATTTTtcgctcgttctctctctctctctctctctctctcgctctttctctctttctttctttctttctttctctctctctctctctctctctctctctctctctttttctctactattttccttttaacgtttttaccgtgcaatgataattaaaatcgattttcatcTTCCTCCGATATCACAGAATCTCAAGAGTTCCCAGAATGACTAGGTTCATTTTCACTAATAAATTTCGTGCTTATTTTGTCTCAGGTTCGAGTTCGAAATTggccttctttttctttcttttcttttttctttttttttttcttttttttctttcgtttttctccgaaaaagaaaaaatgaaaacgcaGAACGAaaggaatgaataaaaaaggaatcaaacaaaacaaaaaaaaaaagaaaaaaatagaagaataaaaaaaaaagataaaagaaaaaagaaaagaaggaaagaaaaataaattcaaagataCGACGTCTAAGCCTTTCACCGCTTTTATCCACATTATGCTTTGACCATGCGCTAAGGAGATTTTATCTCTAAAATGTATAcaccaaatttttttttaaaaatcgcTCTGAAGAGTCGCCTAAAATCTAAAGTCGTATATATCCACGGTATACCTCACATTTTAAAGATATGTTTGAAAAATTCGTTCTTACTCGTAAAACTTGCTCTTGTGCAATCGTCATTAAACTCGAGAAGACGAAACTATTCTACCTATTTCACCATCTCCGCTCAACGTCCCCGGTTGCTACGGAACCTAAGATACACGTAGACGTAATTTctcttaactttttttttttatttcttcaataatttGTACTTGCTTTTAGTCGTAATggcattttccttttatttttatctttttttttctcttaagcTAAAAAcatcaattcttttcttttttttttttttgttcctataCTGAGTGTCAGACCTGAATATGTTGCGATGAACAACTTTTAGGGATCCTTTTAACTTGTACGTTCGTTAGTATGGatgtattaaagatttcaacaaCAGGGCAGTGTTTGATTGTCTCGCATTTGACTTTCCATCGAGTTATCGTACCGCTTCCATCTGGATAGACCTTTTCAAAATCATCTtcttcgaatcgaatcgaaattCACGATATCGAGTAAAGAAACTACGaagggagaaggaaggaacgaatataaataagtCAAATATTCTTTCCGCGTCCGTTCGCGAATATATCATTCGCGTCGTTTTGAATCTAATGACGGATTCTAACGCGTTGTTACTAACGCGTAATATTGCACATTCGCCAATAAAACTCATCGATAAGATATCGGGTGATAGTAAACGGAGAATCGGAAAACGCGAGAGCCCTTTCACTGCCCTGCATATTACCTGCCTCTAATAAACTTTGCTTACTTCATTGCCTGCCTACCTGCCAGCGATCTGCGCCTTAAGTCGAACTACTTCGTTTTTATAAAACCTGAacaagagaataatattatcgttatcaatattaccgtacgaatataatatgtgtatgtgtgtatatatacagctcaaaatatcatttttaaagagCTAAAAATATAGTCTGTAATTTGCACGCGCGACGGACCTGTACACACGTTTTTAAAAGCCCATACATATACTTGACAAGTCTCCTGCTACTTTTTCCCGAAGCAAGCCTATTCCATCATTCTATATAATCTACCCTCAAaaccactctctttctctctctctttcccggCCATTTCCTGTCAAttcgatattcgatatttcgaccctctttctctctctctctctctctctctctctctctctctctctctaatagaCTCGCCGATAATCGAATCTTTCGTTTTAGGCCTAAGATCGTCGCGATCCTGTTGCCAAGGCTACTTCTCACGGCTTTCAATGTATACGTTGATAATGCATTTACCTTACACTTGTACACGCGTGTACATACACACTCTATAGCATATATCTACACATTTAGACATAATAATACACGAGCTCCATAATCATTTCCTTGCGACACGCTCACTTCACGCTCTATTAGCCTTCGATCCCCTCTTATCCTCTCGCAAAAGTCGAAGACGCGAGATTTTTTGCGCATTGCGCTTCTCTTATCATTCTATATACAACATAATGTCTccgtttttcattctttttctttctttctcattctctcttattctctctctctctctctctctctctctcactctctctcacacactctcattctttcttttactcacTCGTTGCCCTCTCCTCTCGAGAGATACTTCCGACACAACGTTGAAAACAACGAATAATAACCAGTCGTTGACGATTGCGTGCGTCAGAGcgaaaacgaacgaaaggaGAGGGTCGATATTCTAGCAGCACGTGCCATTTCGAGAACAATTTTTTGATCTCTCGCCACCGGCCGTTCTTGCCGTTGGAATGTTTCGATCGCTCTCACGAGATCTGCCTAAGgtgtcctctctttctctttctttctcaatgttatatatatatatatatatatatatatatatatatatatatatatacatatttgtatatataaaaaaaaatctaaaaaaaatcccccaaaaaaaacaacaataataataataataataataataataataataataataataataataataatagtaatagtaataataagaaaaaaataagaagaagatgatgaagaagaagaagaaggagaaaacaaAGAGCAGACGGGGAgactccaatataaaatttttcatcagtcgattcttcgttcttctttgGATCGGTCGCAGTCTTCAGGATGGAGAAAAGTTGGAGAAGAGAAGGGGGATGGAAAGGAAAAGTTTGGGGGTGAGAGAAGCGATCTCGTAGGAGGTACGGCACGTTGTCGATGATGACGGTggtaatgatgacgatgatgatgatgacgatggtgatgatggtgatgataatgatgCTGATAATGATACCGATGAGACGAAAGAAGAGCTTGAGGAGATGAAATAGAAGGAACAAGTGGAATAGCTGAAGCATGAGAAATaagatgagaagaagaagaaggataagatggatgagggagagaatgagaagaagaaagatgaggAGGATAAGAAGGTTGAGGTGGTGAAAGAGGGAGGAGCCGGCGCGAGGAGACACGAGCCTGCTGATCTATGTTCGGCCGCTCTCATTGCGGCTGTTGCTGCAATTGTTGAGCCTGTTGCATGCTACCGAGCACGTTCTTCATGGCCGATGTCTTGAGGAGCCTCTTCAGCATACCGCTCGAGCCACGATGCTGAAGACTCTTGTGCGTCGTTAGTGAATTCTTCGTGCGATATCGACGATTGCAAAACTCGCAGACGAAGAGCGTGTCCGACTGCTCGTGCTTGTCTTGAAAGTGACGCTTCAGGGAGTAATAGCAGGAGAAGGTGCGACGGCAGTACGGGCATTCCTGAGGCTCATTGATACCGCCCGCTGTCGGCGGTGGTATCCGGTACATGGCAGAGGGAAGCGTCGTCGCTGCCGGATGCATCCCATTGCCCGTACCTGCAAAATCGTccataatcatattaatattcacCAATGGTATTATAAACATAGAGAGAAtatatctgtttcttttcttttttttttttttgtttttttttgttttcttttttttattattattatcttgctttcttatttcttatttttatttttatttttatttttttgttgatttttcgattttgtttctctttttaatttttttttt harbors:
- the LOC124424448 gene encoding broad-complex core protein isoforms 1/2/3/4/5-like — encoded protein: MHPAATTLPSAMYRIPPPTAGGINEPQECPYCRRTFSCYYSLKRHFQDKHEQSDTLFVCEFCNRRYRTKNSLTTHKSLQHRGSSGMLKRLLKTSAMKNVLGSMQQAQQLQQQPQ